A portion of the Caenorhabditis elegans chromosome III genome contains these proteins:
- the mrpl-12 gene encoding Mitochondrial Ribosomal Protein, Large (Product from WormBase gene class mrpl;~Confirmed by transcript evidence) — MLSRTLRPISKVLRSSAKYSQAAGLPLNEGSPAPLPSEDRAISAKVSSLVEEIANLSLLDVSDLNWALKKRLNIPDQPLMAAAAAAPAAQAEAEAASDVPQKMTFTVKLTKFDDTKKIAIIKEIRNAIPGLNLVQAKKFVETAPVNVKEDLGKAEADELKAILEKAGATIEIV; from the exons ATGTTGTCCAGAACACTCCGACCGATCTCCAAGGTGCTCAGAAGCAGCGCGAAGTACTCCCAGGCCGCAg gtcttCCATTAAACGAGGGAAGCCCGGCACCATTGCCATCAGAAGACAGAGCAATCTCCGCAAAAGTCAGCTCGTTGGTTGAAGAAATCGCGAATCTCAGCCTGCTCGACGTCTCCGATCTTAACTGGGCTCTCAAGAAGCGGCTCAACATTCCAGATCAACCATTGATGGCTGCTGCCGCTGCTGCTCCAGCCGCTCAGG ccgAAGCGGAAGCCGCATCAGACGTTccacaaaaaatgacattcACTGTGAAATTAACGAAATTCGATGATACCAAGAAGATCGCAATCATCAAGGAGATCCGTAACGCCATTCCAGGCCTCAATCTCGTTCAGGCCAAGAAGTTTGTGGAAACCGCACCGGTAAATGTTAAGGAGGATCTTGGAAAGGCAGAAGCCGATGAGTTGAAGGCTATTCTGGAGAAGGCTGGAGCTACCattgaaattgtttaa
- the W09D10.5 gene encoding N-acetylgalactosaminide beta-1,3-galactosyltransferase (Confirmed by transcript evidence), with protein sequence MTTINIFKSRIRSPRDVVIHLALGVSLGYLIGILFIFDGDNDISKHIHLMEHEKSTPKPESFNLRCVIILHKATHKPENIISAITDGYAKLCQETIFFTNNQKLFDKFQKFQNNYTMYHVDSSLNHFYWTYYLYAMEFSSKVPAQWTFLGDDQTYLIVPNLRNTLRNFDSEKPVVLGKVKDTSTLFSWLFPLSSFKKISVRGGVVLSNPAIDKLSACKGFFFSRASDFALYDCSEKYGVQIADPFDEDALRLFNDLPPKQIIAPDSKLFRSSPTKAGKCSDHAISFGQLSEKDMRVLQFGMSLKVFGRGGLDTSSNETTDF encoded by the exons ATGACGACgatcaatattttcaagtcACGGATCAGAAGTCCCAG AGATGTTGTGATTCATTTGGCGCTGGGCGTCTCACTTGGCTACCTGATAGGTATTTTGTTCATATTTGATGGAGACAAcgatatttcaaaacatattcATTTAATGGAACATG aaaaatccaCACCAAAACCGGAATCCTTTAATCTCCGTTGTGTTATCATTCTCCACAAGGCTACCCAC AAGCCAGAAAATATAATATCCGCAATCACAGATGGGTACGCAAAACTGTGTCAGGAGACGATATTCTTCACGAATAATCAGAAATTATTCGataagtttcagaaatttcaaa aTAACTATACAATGTACCACGTGGATTCCAGCCTTAACCATTTCTACTGGACATATTATTTATATGCAATGGAATTCTCGTCAAAAGTCCCGGCTCAATGGACATTTTTGGGCGATGATCAGACTTATTTGATAGTTCCAAATCTTCGAAATACtctgagaaattttgattctgaaaaacCAGTTGTTCTTGGAAAAGTGAAGGATACTAG CACATTATTCTCTTGGCTCTTCCCGCTGAGCAGCTTCAAGAAGATTTCCGTTCGTGGTGGAGTTGTGCTATCAAATCCAGCAATTGATAAGCTTTCTGCTTGcaa aGGATTTTTCTTCTCGCGAGCCTCGGATTTCGCTCTCTACGACTGCAGCGAGAAGTACGGTGTCCAGATAGCTGATCCATTTGATGAAGATGCTCTCCGACTATTCAACGATCTTCCACCAAAACAAATAATTGCGCCAGACTCGAAATTGTTCCGTTCAAGTCCCACAAAAGCCGGAAAATGTTCCGACCACGCGATCTCGTTCGGCCAATTATCCGAAAAGGATATGCGAGTTCTTCAATTCGGAATGTCGCTGAAAGTATTCGGACGCGGAG GTCTTGACACTTCTTCAAATGAGACTACCGATTTTTGA
- the W09D10.5 gene encoding N-acetylgalactosaminide beta-1,3-galactosyltransferase (Confirmed by transcript evidence) — MEHEKSTPKPESFNLRCVIILHKATHKPENIISAITDGYAKLCQETIFFTNNQKLFDKFQKFQNNYTMYHVDSSLNHFYWTYYLYAMEFSSKVPAQWTFLGDDQTYLIVPNLRNTLRNFDSEKPVVLGKVKDTSTLFSWLFPLSSFKKISVRGGVVLSNPAIDKLSACKGFFFSRASDFALYDCSEKYGVQIADPFDEDALRLFNDLPPKQIIAPDSKLFRSSPTKAGKCSDHAISFGQLSEKDMRVLQFGMSLKVFGRGGLDTSSNETTDF; from the exons ATGGAACATG aaaaatccaCACCAAAACCGGAATCCTTTAATCTCCGTTGTGTTATCATTCTCCACAAGGCTACCCAC AAGCCAGAAAATATAATATCCGCAATCACAGATGGGTACGCAAAACTGTGTCAGGAGACGATATTCTTCACGAATAATCAGAAATTATTCGataagtttcagaaatttcaaa aTAACTATACAATGTACCACGTGGATTCCAGCCTTAACCATTTCTACTGGACATATTATTTATATGCAATGGAATTCTCGTCAAAAGTCCCGGCTCAATGGACATTTTTGGGCGATGATCAGACTTATTTGATAGTTCCAAATCTTCGAAATACtctgagaaattttgattctgaaaaacCAGTTGTTCTTGGAAAAGTGAAGGATACTAG CACATTATTCTCTTGGCTCTTCCCGCTGAGCAGCTTCAAGAAGATTTCCGTTCGTGGTGGAGTTGTGCTATCAAATCCAGCAATTGATAAGCTTTCTGCTTGcaa aGGATTTTTCTTCTCGCGAGCCTCGGATTTCGCTCTCTACGACTGCAGCGAGAAGTACGGTGTCCAGATAGCTGATCCATTTGATGAAGATGCTCTCCGACTATTCAACGATCTTCCACCAAAACAAATAATTGCGCCAGACTCGAAATTGTTCCGTTCAAGTCCCACAAAAGCCGGAAAATGTTCCGACCACGCGATCTCGTTCGGCCAATTATCCGAAAAGGATATGCGAGTTCTTCAATTCGGAATGTCGCTGAAAGTATTCGGACGCGGAG GTCTTGACACTTCTTCAAATGAGACTACCGATTTTTGA
- the W09D10.4 gene encoding Protein phosphatase (Confirmed by transcript evidence) has protein sequence MVAGVRLLAYGRLAVRAVFSASALDLGSTIGPEAISSGRRGLSSGSSKPKPSSEGSPSSPAPSAHVENVIASCAGFPKDMLNGPSTVLDKGVFGDDAWFISRFKNTFVVGVADGVGGWRKYGIDPSAFSRRLMKECEKRVQKGDFDPQKPESLLDYAFRASAEAPRPVGSSTACVLVVHQEKLYSANLGDSGFMVVRNGKIVSKSREQVHYFNAPFQLTLPPEGYQGFIGDKADMADKDEMAVKKGDIILLATDGVWDNLSEQQVLDQLKALDAGKSNVQEVCNALALTARRLAFDSKHNSPFAMKAREHGFLAPGGKPDDITLVLLLIA, from the exons ATGGTGGCCGGTGTGAGATTACTCGCATACGGACGACTTGCAGTTAGAGCCGTTTTCTCGGCTTCTGCTCTAGATCTTG gcTCCACAATCGGCCCAGAAGCGATAAGTTCAGGCCGACGAGGGCTCTCAAGTGGCTCATCAAAACCAAAACCATCGTCAGAAGGATCTCCATCATCGCCAGCTCCGAGTGCTCACGTGGAAAATGTGATAGCAAGTTGTGCAGGATTTCCGAAAGATATGTTAAATGGACCATCAACTGTACTGGATAAAGGAGTATTTGGAGATGATGCATGGTTTATTTCACGATTTAAGAACACTTTTGTAGTTG GTGTTGCTGACGGAGTTGGTGGATGGAGAAAATACGGAATTGATCCATCGGCATTCTCGCGGAGGTTAATGAAAGAATGTGAAAAACGTGTTCAGAAAGGAGATTTCGATCCACAAAAGCCTGAATCTCTCCTGGACTATGCTTTCAGAGCATCTGCAGAGGCGCCGAGGCCTGTTG gatcCTCAACAGCATGCGTTCTTGTCGTCCATCAAGAAAAGTTGTATTCGGCGAATCTGGGGGATTCTGGATTTATGGTTGTTCGCAATGGAAAG atTGTATCAAAAAGTCGTGAACAAGTGCATTATTTCAATGCACCATTCCAATTAACACTTCCACCAGAAGGATATCAAGGATTTATTGGTGATAAGGCTGATATGGCTGATAAAGATGAGATGGCTGTTAAGAAGGGTGATATTATTCTATTAGCAACTGATGGTGTATGGGATAATCTTAGTGAGCAACAGGTGCTCGATCAGCTGAAAGCTCTTGATGCTGGAAAGAGTAATGTGCAAGAG GTATGCAATGCTCTGGCACTGACCGCCCGTCGATTAGCATTCGACTCAAAACACAACAGCCCATTTGCAATGAAGGCTCGTGAACACGGATTCTTGGCGCCAGGCGGAAAACCAGATGATATTACACTTGTCTTGCTGCTTATTGCCTAA
- the tat-3 gene encoding Phospholipid-transporting ATPase (Confirmed by transcript evidence), producing MSKKSVDVEASTSNSSSALYDTTVTKGHHRRTSSLWVPPTRPIFSSPTQVIKEKAENGGRILKTHPVTRWLFPTQPMLPQQRLVVPNNQKEPPPRYEQPNRKYCGNRISTTKYSVLTFIPKNLFEQLHRAANLYFIFIVILNMIIGAFGKYISVLPIAFVLGITAIKDAFEDYRRYKSDQKINHSTCRVWDASQQRYRKLEWQNILVGDFVHLSHDEIIPADILLLRSSDVNGVCYVETCNLDGESNLKQRQAIRSMGKYHNANVPLEYSPAEFNYRIACEQPTTDVYKFEGRLEAIEGGPPLAREFTILAKENVLLRGCVVKNTDFVEGIVLYAGKDTKAMLNNNGPRYKRSSLEKMTNVDILWSVCTLLALCVIGAVLSGVWLRTFSTPYIVPFLVFIHPNSSYHNNNDSQYKYSPSYESWFSFWSYIIVLQVMIPISLYVSIEFIKIFQVWFMSQDRNMYYDKVDKRLQCRALNITEELGQIQYVMSDKTGTLTENQMVFRRCSVNGNDYGGRPVVDAVDSSLELVASTLRSDQPTEKKLQMAALAEAAAKTRRLRPSRDPALESQLASSVLKLGADIDDPVFAFFLTMAICNTVVVNAKPHEDLMDPDGDIVNSRFAPEEVSPRRGSSLEDGFKYLADVEEESPASTQASTPVMITEENDGFEEIELIEFPEVKTDETQMTEKEETISAEVAAKKSGSDEKDNNYNGERKEGKGFGILHRPSILSVPFAKLKGMKSPFRRSVDKRSSSSTETAVAPPLHSFYDSESPDELALVEAAREYGIRLLRRRFDDVIVYLRHSTSSVKYKVLHTLPFDADRKRMSVIIRESSGLKRIIVLTKGADATVIPVLSEAFSTSARGEEVIFKSQEHLTQYAKEGLRTLCLSMKIWTEEEYQGWKEKHEEAELDMMDKETMLAESTLRAEQDLELLGVTAIEDRLQDGVPECIHSLREAGIRVWVLTGDKIETAVNIAYSSRLFSPSMDLLNIGANGVRAVSDLLTEHLKRIARAYEVSADAADSFGLVLNASTMSYCLDPHNLERFVKLLRGCRSVLCCRATPLQKAQLVNLAKNHLKGKVLAIGDGANDVSMIQGADVGIGLSGQEGMQAVMSSDFAMARFRFLSNLLLVHGHWNYYRLAQTILYFFYKNAMLVFVIFWYQIFNGFSAQVPIDPVYLMVYNLIFTSVPPLLFGCLDQDASAELLLDCPRLYEQGRLGKRYRWYSFWINMLDAVWQSLVVFFICYFTYRGSNVDMWTFGHLLVTQLIIVNTFHLALFVQYWTWPMFWSMFLSVLLFFICALLYNGFVTANWTWTNVKDPPSMVSLKSFSSLEFWMALIISVVLCLTPRYVLTTVVNTVSPSTTLRTRLGAEDGFKKKTESRFTACAVGCLSAPFKCARMCCQKTKPADVHIEEVHH from the exons ATGAGCAAG aagTCGGTGGACGTGGAAGCGTCGACGTCGAATTCGAGCAGCGCGTTGTATGATACGACAGTGACGAAAGGACATCATCGACGAACTTCCTCATTATGGGTACCCCCGACACG ACCAATATTCTCCTCGCCGACCCAAGTAATCAAAGAAAAAGCGGAAAACGGTGGCAGAATCCTAAAAACGCATCCAGTAACACGATGGCTGTTCCCAACTCAACCCATGCTTCCACAACAGCGACTCGTCGTTCCGAATAATCAAAAAGAGCCACCACCGAGATACGAGCAACCGAATCGAAAATATTGTGGAAATCGAATTTCGACTACAAAATACAGTGTGCTCACGTTTATTCCGAAGAATCTATTCGAACAACTGCATCGAGCGGCGAATTTGTATTTCATATTTATAGTGATACTTAATATGATAATTGGAGCATTCGGAAAATACATTTCAGTGTTGCCAATTGCATTTGTATTAGGAATAACTGCAATTAAAGATGCTTTCGAAGACTATCGACGCTATAAATCcgatcaaaaaatcaatcattCGACGTGTCGTGTTTGGGATGCAAGTCAGCAGAGATATCGAAAACTTGAATGGCAAAATATTCTCGTTGGAGATTTTGTTCATTTGTCTCACGATGAAATTATTCCCGCAGACATTCTTCTGTTACGGAGCAGTGATGTGAATGGTGTTTGTTATGTGGAGACGTGTAATCTTGATGGTGAAAGTAATCTGAAGCAGCGGCAAGCGATTCGGTCGATGGGAAAATATCATAATGCAAATGTACCGTTGGAGTACTCGCCTGCTGAGTTTAATTATAGG ATTGCATGTGAACAACCAACAACCGATGTCTACAAATTCGAAGGACGCCTCGAAGCAATAGAAGGTGGACCACCACTGGCACGGGAATTCACGATACTTGCCAAAGAAAATGTGCTGCTCCGAGGATGCGTCGTCAAGAATACGGATTTTGTCGAAGGAATTGTCCTCTACGCTGGAAAAGACACAAAAGCAATGCTCAACAATAATGGTCCCCGCTACAAGAGAAGTTCACTGGAAAAGATGACAAATGTGGATATTCTGTGGAGTGTGTGCACTCTTTTGGCACTTTGTGTTATTGGAGCAGTGCTCTCTGGTGTCTGGCTCCGAACGTTCTCCACACCGTATATCGTGCCGTTTCTTGTGTTCATTCATCCCAACTCTTCGTATCACAATAATAATGACTCTCAGTATAAGTACAGCCCGTCTTACGAGTCTTGGTTCAGTTTTTGGAGTTATATTATTGTTCTAcag GTGATGATTCCAATATCGTTATACGTGTCAATTGAATTCATCAAAATATTCCAAGTATGGTTTATGTCACAAGATCGGAATATGTATTATGATAAAGTGGATAAACGACTACAGTGTAGAGCACTTAATATTACTGAAGAACTTGGACAAATACAATATGTGATGTCGGATAAAACTGGAACTTTGACTGAGAATcag ATGGTATTCCGCCGATGCTCAGTGAATGGAAATGACTATGGAGGTCGTCCGGTCGTTGATGCAGTTGATTCTTCACTGGAACTCGTCGCATCAACCCTTCGAAGTGATCAACCAACAGAGAAGAAGCTTCAAATGGCTGCTCTAGCAGAAGCTGCAGCAAAGACTAGAAGACTTCGTCCATCTCGTGATCCAGCTTTAGAATCTCAGTTGGCATCTAGTGTACTCAAACTTGGAGCTGACATTGACGATCCCGTATTCGCATTCTTTTTGACTATGGCAATTTGTAATACGGTTGTGGTTAATGCAAAGCCTCACGAAGACTTGATGGATCCTGATGGAGATATTGTGAATAGTCGATTTGCACCGGAagaggtctcgccacgaagagGAAGTAGTCTAGAGGATGGATTCAAATATCTGGCTGATGTTGAAGAAGAGAGCCCAGCATCGACACAAGCATCCACACCAGTGATGATAACCGAGGAAAATGATGGATTTGAGGAAATTGAACTCATCGAATTTCCCGAAGTGAAAACTGATGAGACACAGATGACTGAAAAGGAGGAGACGATCAGTGCGGAGGTGGCGGCGAAGAAGAGTGGAAGTGATGAGAAGGATAATAATTATAATGGAGAACGGAAGGAGGGAAAGGGATTT GGAATCCTGCACCGACCGTCAATTCTATCGGTTCCATTCGCGAAACTAAAAGGAATGAAAAGTCCATTCCGTCGTTCAGTTGATAAAAGATCAAGCTCATCAACAGAAACTGCTGTGGCGCCTCCACTTCATTCATTTTATGATTCTGAATCACCAGATGAATTGGCTTTAGTTGAAGCAGCAAGAGAATATGGTATCCGGTTGTTGAGACGACGATTCGATGACGTCATTGTCTATTTGCGTCATTCGACAAGCAGTGTTAAGTATAAG GTACTCCACACACTTCCATTCGACGCAGATCGCAAGAGAATGTCAGTGATAATCCGTGAATCCAGTGGCCTCAAGAGAATAATTGTCCTGACGAAAGGAGCCGACGCTACAGTAATTCCTGTGCTCAGCGAAGCGTTCAGTACGTCGGCACGCGGAGAAGAAGTGATCTTCAAGTCACAAGAACATTTGACTCAATACGCGAAGGAAGGTCTCCGTACTTTATGTCTTTCCATGAAAATTTGGACAGAAGAGGAATATCAAGGATGGAAGGAGAAGCATGAAGAAGCTGAGTTGGATATGATGGATAAAGAGACAATGTTGGCTGAAAGTACTCTACGTGCTGAACAAGATCTTGAACTTCTCGGAGTTACTGCAATTGAGGATCGTCTACAAGATGGAGTTCCAGAATGTATTCATTCTCTTAGAGAAGCAGGAATTCGAGTTTGGGTCTTGACTGGAGATAAAATTGAGACAGCTGTTAATATTGCCTATTCCTCTCGACTATTCTCCCCTTCTATGGATCTTTTGAATATTGGAGCCAATGGAGTACGGGCGGTCTCTGATTTGCTCACGGAGCATTTGAAGCGAATTGCGAGAGCCTATGAGGTGTCGGCAGATGCTGCTGATTCGTTTGGACTTGTTCTTAACGCGTCGACGATGAGCTATTGTCTGGATCCGCATAATTTGGAGAGATTCGTTAAATTGCTTAGAGGATGTCGTTCGGTGCTTTGTTGCAGAGCTACTCCATTGCAGAAAGCACAACTCGTGAATTTGGCGAAGAATCATTTGAAGGGAAAAGTACTGGCGATTGGTGACGGGGCGAATGATGTTAGCATGATTCAG ggTGCCGACGTCGGAATCGGATTATCAGGCCAAGAAGGAATGCAAGCCGTAATGTCATCTGATTTTGCAATGGCCCGATTCCGTTTTCTATCCAATCTGCTTCTAGTCCACGGTCACTGGAATTACTATCGTCTGGCACAAACAATTCTCTactttttctacaaaaatgcaaTGCTTGTCTTTGTAATATTCTGGTATCAAATATTCAATGGTTTCTCAGCTCAAGTACCAATTGATCCAGTTTATTTAATGGTCTATAATCTCATATTTACCTCTGTTCCACCACTTCTTTTCGGATGTCTAGATCAGGATGCAAGTGCTGAGCTATTGCTGGATTGTCCGAGACTCTACGAACAGGGAAGACTTGGGAAACGGTATCGATGGTATTCGTTTTGGATTAATATGCTTGATGCTGTATGGCAGAGCCTCGTTGTCTTTTTTATTTGctatttt acaTATCGTGGAAGTAACGTTGATATGTGGACATTCGGACATTTGCTGGTGACTCAATTAATAATTGTGAATACATTCCATTTGGCTCTATTCGTACAATATTGGACATGGCCAATGTTCTGGTCAATGTTCTTGTCcgttcttttattttttatctgtGCACTTCTTTATAATGGATTTGTTACTGCAAACTGGACATGGACTAATGTTAAAGATCCACCATCGATGGTTTCATTGAAATCGTTTTCGAGTTTGGAGTTTTGgatg gctCTGATAATCTCTGTCGTCCTGTGCCTAACACCTCGATATGTGCTCACAACAGTCGTTAACACAGTCAGCCCGTCGACAACTCTTCGAACACGACTTGGAGCTGAAGATGGCTTTAAAAAGAAGACCGAATCAA GATTTACTGCATGCGCTGTCGGATGCCTTTCAGCTCCTTTCAAATGTGCCAGAATGTGCTGTCAAAAGACGAAACCCGCAGATGTTCAT ATTGAAGAAGTTCATCACTAG
- the smap-1 gene encoding Arf-GAP domain-containing protein (Confirmed by transcript evidence) encodes MLRGKVDPKKEEQERLQGFLLDMLKEEENKYCADCQAKTPRWAAWNLGVFICIRCAGIHRNLGVHISKVRSVNLDSWTPEQVQTMRVMGNEKARQVYEHDLPAQFRRPTNDQQMEQFIRSKYEQKRYILRDFVYPRVDASQLPKSLSQAQKKVGTPVVNIASRGSSSSNGHSTASAAAAAPSLLDFSDPPASTTPAKKAVNLFDDFDGLSLGPAAPAAAPAALNDDFDDFGSFVSANSQNAQQNAQSLGGGFADFSSAPTTAAAAPSASSGLDDLTALSSTAPATNGSDQKKTNADILSLFGPSGGISAPNVVAPGGFAGFGLQAAPAQIPQQASSFHQFGAPAPAPQQNDMFGGLSGINFGAPPPSAQMSQIPPMAPPQYFGAAQFGAMSSSGFGGMSMQSKPTPTSPTGSQGFNIPNKSNAFADLALGKVMKTNYGQSAIHHQAAPISSNRASPMPAQSNTAANNDLFDMFASAPPPVTVNSSSSGLDDLLGL; translated from the exons ATGCTGCGAGGTAAAGTGGATCCGAAGAAGGAAGAGCAGGAAAGACTGCAAGGCTTCCTGTTGGACATGCTCAAGGAAGAGGAGAACAAGTATTGTGCCGATTGTCAGGCGAAAACGCCAAG atggGCTGCCTGGAACCTCGGCGTCTTCATCTGCATCCGATGCGCCGGCATCCACCGTAACCTCGGCGTTCACATCTCAAAAGTGCGCTCAGTGAATCTGGACTCGTGGACGCCCGAACAAGTGCAGACGATGCGGGTGATGGGCAACGAGAAGGCCCGACAAGTCTACGAACATGATCTACCAGCGCAATTTCGGCGGCCCACCAATGATCAGCAAATGGAACAATTCATTCGGAGCAAGTATGAACAGAAACGGTATATTCTGCGAGATTTCGTGTATCCAAGAGTTGACGCGAGCCAGCTGCCGAAATCATTGTCTCAGGCACAGAAGAAGGTCGGAACGCCCGTTGTGAACATTGCATCACGTGGAAGTAGCTCTAGCAATGGACATTCGACGGCTtcagctgctgctgctgctccatcgcttctagatttttctgatCCTCCAGCCAGCACAACTCCTGCTAAGAAGGCCGTCAACTTATTCGACGACTTTGATGGATTAAGTCTAGGACCAGCGGCTCCGGCAGCAGCTCCAGCTGCTCTCAACGATGATTTCGACGATTTCGGATCATTTGTCTCGGCGAACTCACAAAATGCTCAACAGAATGCTCAATCTCTTGGAGGAGGATTCGCCGATTTCTCATCGGCTCCAACGACAGCAGCTGCAGCGCCTTCAGCTTCTTCTGGCCTCGATG aTCTCACCGCTCTCTCCTCAACGGCTCCAGCGACAAATGGAAGTGATCAAAAGAAAACCAACGCAGATATTCTTTCGCTTTTCGGCCCATCTGGTGGCATATCGGCTCCGAATGTAGTTGCTCCCGGAGGATTTGCCGGATTTGGACTGCAAGCTGCTCCGGCTCAAATCCCGCAACAAGCTTCTTCGTTCCACCAATTCGgggctccagctccagctccacaACAAAATGATATGTTTGGAGGACTGTCGGGTATCAATTTTGGAGCACCACCACCATCGGCTCAAATGTCTCAAATCCCACCAATGGCTCCACCACAATACTTTGGAGCTGCTCAATTTGGAGCAATGTCTTCCAGTGGATTCGGTGGAATGAGTATGCAGTCTAAACCAACGCCTACTTCACCAACTGGATCACAAGGATTCAATATTCCGAATAAATCGAATGCTTTCGCTGATTTGGCACTTGGAAAG gtaaTGAAGACAAACTACGGACAAAGTGCAATTCATCACCAAGCGGCACCAATTTCCTCTAATAGAGCGTCACCGATGCCGGCACAATCCAACACTGCCGCCAACAATGATCTTTTCGATATGTTCGCCTCGGCACCGCCACCGGTTACAGTCAATTCGTCTTCGTCTGGACTTGACGACCTCCTTGGACTCTGA
- the tass-1 gene encoding Protein FAM32A (Confirmed by transcript evidence): MKDTVVKGSLKLKKVSTEAPKKTKKSKPAMDLKQVDMTIRRNTSGGGPHKTEAELRFEARRQANMAERMLKQAALSHREKVEKLNKQLGEMTEFNDIPKVSWTK; encoded by the exons ATGAAAGACACAGTCGTCAAAGGATCTCTcaagttgaaaaaagtatCGACAGAAGCGCCAAAGAAGACTAAAAAGAGTAAGCCAGCTATGGACTTGAAGCAAGTTGACATGACGATCAGAAG AAACACTTCCGGCGGTGGGCCACACAAAACCGAGGCTGAGCTTCGGTTCGAGGCTAGAAGACAGGCGAACATG GCGGAAAGAATGCTGAAACAGGCGGCGTTGAGTCATCGTGAAAAGGTGGAGAAGTTGAACAAGCAGCTCGGCGAGATGACAGAATTCAACGACATTCCAAAAGTTTCCTGGacgaaataa
- the tass-1 gene encoding Protein FAM32A (Confirmed by transcript evidence), translated as MKDTVVKGSLKLKKVSTEAPKKTKKSKPAMDLKQVDMTIRRDSRNTSGGGPHKTEAELRFEARRQANMAERMLKQAALSHREKVEKLNKQLGEMTEFNDIPKVSWTK; from the exons ATGAAAGACACAGTCGTCAAAGGATCTCTcaagttgaaaaaagtatCGACAGAAGCGCCAAAGAAGACTAAAAAGAGTAAGCCAGCTATGGACTTGAAGCAAGTTGACATGACGATCAGAAG AGATTCCAGAAACACTTCCGGCGGTGGGCCACACAAAACCGAGGCTGAGCTTCGGTTCGAGGCTAGAAGACAGGCGAACATG GCGGAAAGAATGCTGAAACAGGCGGCGTTGAGTCATCGTGAAAAGGTGGAGAAGTTGAACAAGCAGCTCGGCGAGATGACAGAATTCAACGACATTCCAAAAGTTTCCTGGacgaaataa